Below is a window of Micromonospora chersina DNA.
GGCGGTCCTCGCCGCGAACTACGTGGCGGCGCGGCTGCGGCAGCACTACCCGGTGCTGTACGCCGGCAACAAGGGCCTCGTGGCGCACGAGTGCATCCTGGACCTGCGGCCGCTGACGAAGGCCACCGGCGTGACCGTCGACGACGTGGCGAAGCGGCTGATCGACTACGGCTTCCACGCGCCGACGATGTCGTTCCCCGTGGCGGGGACGCTCATGGTGGAGCCGACCGAGAGCGAGGACCTGGCCGAGCTGGACCGGTTCTGCGACGCGATGATCGCCATCCGCGAGGAGATCGACAAGGTCGGCTCGGGGGAGTGGCCGGCGGGCGACAACCCCCTGGCCAACGCGCCGCACACCGCGGCCATGGTGTCGGGTGACGAGTGGCCGCACCCGTACCCGCGGTCGGTGGGCGCGTACCCGGCCGGGATCGACCGGGCGGGGAAGTACTGGCCGCCGGTGCGGCGGATCGACGGCGCGTACGGCGACCGGAACTTGGTCTGCTCGTGTCCCGCGCCGGAGGCGTTCGAGAACTGACGCGGTACGCCGGGGCGGTGCAGTGCCGCCGCCCCGGCCGGGCGCGTCGACCGGTGGCCGACGCGTAGGCTCCTTGACGGAGCGTGATCGTCTAGGCGACGAGGGCGTGCCGGGCGGGGCCGCGGTGCGGGGCGATGGTGCTGCCGTCGGGGAGCAGCTCACCGGTGTCCTCGAAGACGATGACACCGTTGCAGAGCAGGCTCCAGCCCTGCTCAGGGAAGCAGGCGAGGACGCGTGCGGCTTCGCGATCCGTCGCCTCGGCGGAGGGGCAGGTGGGTAGGTGCTGGCACATCGGGTTCTCCGGACTGTGGGGGCACTGTGTCATGGTTCACATGACCAGTGACGCACAGTACCAAGCGCAAGCGCGCGCTATCGAGCAAGGATGCGGC
It encodes the following:
- a CDS encoding DUF5999 family protein, with the translated sequence MCQHLPTCPSAEATDREAARVLACFPEQGWSLLCNGVIVFEDTGELLPDGSTIAPHRGPARHALVA